The Nitrospinota bacterium genome includes the window TTGATATCAAGGTTCCTAAGACCCGAGACCGAGGCAGACAAGGGATTCACTTTCGATCAGAGCTGTTACCTCCGTATATCAAGCGGAAAAAGAGTGTAGAAACAGTATTGCCCTGGCTTTATCTCAAAAGAATCTCAACGGGTGATTTTTCAGAAGCTCTGGCGGCGTTATTAGGGAAGAATCCAAAAGGTTTGTCTGCGGGGGCAATCAGCCGCCTCAAACAATGCTGGGTTAATGAGTATGATGGCTGGCGTACAAGAGACCTTTCGAAAGAGAGCTATGTTTATATCTGGGCAGATGGCATTTATTTCAACATCAGGAGTGATGATGCGAAACAATGCATTCTGGTCATCATTGGTGTGACAAGTCGAGGGAAGAAAGAGTTTCTCGCCATTGAAGATGGCTATCGAGAATCAGAGCAGAGCTGGGCCAAGGTTCTACTCAACCTCAAGAATCGTGGGTTCAGATCACCCAGGCTAGCTGTGGGTGATGTGGTATTGGGTTTCTGGAAAGCAAAAAGGAAAGTCTTTGCTCAAATCCGTAGTCAACGTTGTTGGGTACATAAGACGGCAAACATCCTCAACAAGCTCCCAAAACACAGTCAGGGAAAAGCAAAACAATATATCATGGACATCTGGATGGCAGAAACCAGAGAGAATGCAGAGAAGGCGTTTGATCTATTCATTAAAACATATGAACTCAAATATCCGAAAGCAGCCCAGTGCCTTGAAAAAGATCGCGAGGAACTCTTAGCCTTTTATGACTTTCCTGCTGACCATTGGCCACATATTAGAACCAGCAACCCGATAGAATCAACCTTTTCTACGATTCGGTTGAGAACCAAAAAGACCCGTGCCTGCGTCAGTAGAACAACCATACTGACCATGGTTTATAAACTTGGAGTGAGTGCAGAAAAAGGCTGGCGAAAACTGAGGGGATTCCGGCGATTAGCCGATGTTGTCAATGGCGTCAAATTTATTGATGGAGTAATGAGGAAACTATCAAACTTCAAAGGAACGCCGCATAATCATGTTCCCATACACCACATTTGACTTTAACTCAAAATCAACTAACTTAACGCTTTATTTATATCATTAATTAACTTTTTACCTTGTATTAAACATAGTGAAAACAAGCAAAAACATCATAATATTGACAGGAACTGACCAACGTCATCAGTTTTTCATACAGCATTTGAACGCACATTTTTCTATCTCTGAAGTCTATCTTGAAAAGAATAATTACTCTAAACCAAAACCTAAATCAATAGAAGAATCTATTGCCTGGAATTGGTTTTTTGATAACAGAAGACAATACGAGAGCAAACAAATTCTAGGGTCAAAGCAACTAATACCAAAAAACTCACCAAAAGTTAATTATATAGAAACAGGTGATTTCAACTCTCCTGAAATCATCTCTAAAATAGAAGATTCTAAACCTGGGTTTATTGCTGTATTTGGAACAAGTTTATTTAAAAATAATTTTCTAAAGATTTTTTCTAATATATTATTTAATTTACATATTGGAGATCCCGAGTTTTACCGTGGGTCATCTTGTAACTTTTGGCCTATTTACGAAAGACAACTTAAACATATGTCTGCAACTATTCACCGAATAGACAATAGAGCCGACACAGGAGACATTGCTTATAAAGAGGCAATAAAATTAAGCAGAAAAGATAATGAACAAATATTACTTTTTAAACCTTTGAAACTTGGAGCAAAGCTCATGATAAAAACAATTAAAACCTGGCAAAAACAAAAACTTAAAACTATTCCACAGAAAAGAATTGGAAAGTTATATAAAAAATCAGAGTTTACTCCGACAGTAGTTTTAGAATTAAAAGATATGGTTGAATCAGGTGAACTTAATAAACATCTTCAAAGTTATGGAAAGTAAAATCGAATCAACTTTAAGCATTACAAAATCTACTACTTAAATAATATGACTAACAATGCAATTATAAAAATATATATATTTCTTTTTATATTAATATTTTGGTTGGTTTTGGCGCTTTATGTAGAGCTGGCTATTGCGCAGGAAGATGAAAATGAGAAATTTGCTAATGCGGGATTAATCAGTATCTCAAACAAATATAACTTATCAGAAAAAACAAATACGATTATCTTCAGAATTAAAAATAATACAACTCGCACAATCAAACAAATTTATGGGTGGATTTATATCCACAAACAAAATCCAGAAGACAAAGGAAATAGTTTTACACTCGCTAACAACCCACATAGAGGTGGTAATATTATTAAAGGTCAACCACATTCACCCGGAACTATTTCTGAATGGAGCTTTCCTTTACTTAATAGGCTTTCAAAGGAAAGCCAACAAATGAAATATTCTTTAAGAGTACATCCTCGATCTATTTTTTTTTCACGTCTTGAAGAAAAAGTCAACAATGAAAATATTGAGTAAATCACCTAACATATTTAATCATTCAAGGTGAGACATATTAGACAGGTTGACTAAATAAGGTAAATAGGGAATTAGATATGAGAATATTATACTTTTTCACTTTTTTCTAAAAATGATGATTTAATAAGCAACATTTTCTTAATTTTCCTTACTATAATGAAAAATTTTTATTCGTTATACTTAAAATATATTTTTTTAGGTTTTTTAATTTTTTCGATAGGCTGTACAAACTCTCACCATGTTATTATTAATCCTTCAATACCGGTTCACAACTCCATAATTGGAAGTAATATTCCTGTAGGTATAAAAGTAATTGACGTACGCTCTAGCAATATCATTTCGAAATGGCAAGGCGGTTTTAAAGTAAGAAAGTTTACAGTCACTTCACAAGGAGACTTGAAAGACATTTTTACAACCCGAATTCGCCAGGGATTAACAAAACTAGGCTTCTTGCCTAAAAAATTTAATCCTGCAATTAAAAGGTCATTAAAAATTGAAATTTTGGGCATAAAAAGCCGTTACCAGATAGCGCATCCCAAAATCAATATACGGGTCAAAGTCGTTTTAAGAGCAACCTGCATGAATCAAAGAAAAAGATTCAGCAAAAGCTTCACCTCAAGGAAAAGTCGAAATGGAATCAGCCCTGCAAGCTTCCCAAATGAAAGCCTTTTAAATGATACGATATCAGAAACAATGGGAACAATATTCAGCGATTCTTCCTTGATTACCTGCCTCACAGGAAATTCGCAATTATCTCGCACGTAATCCTATAACTATTTGTTTTATTAATAGTTATATATTAAATATTCCAGTTTCACAGTGTTTTTATTTAAAAGACTTTAATTATATGCCTTAAATCTTTTTATTTTGTAGTACCGACTGTATAGTTTAAAGGAGTGCACTCATAATCAAAATTTTTCCTTTTGCTTTGGGGATAATAGGTCGATAAACCTATAGTTGCTTTTATGATATTTCACCCCTTATAAAAGGATAATTTATTAGGTGACCAAATTCACAAATCCTTAAAAAGGTAAAGAATAATGGAAAATATCTTGAGCTCGGTTGCTGATAGTAGTGATGTTATTTTTGTGATGATTAGTGCGGTAATTGTTTTTACTATGCAAACTGGTTTTGCTTTACTTGAAGTAGGCACTGTTCGAAAAAAAAGCCAAGTAAATGCATTAGTAAAGATTTTAGTCTATTTTGCGATTTCAATACTTATTTATTACGCCATTGGCTATGGAGTCGCATATGGACTTTTTATGTTTAAACCGGCCAGCAAATTGCTTACAGAAAACCAAGGCAATGAACTCGTTCACTTTTTCTTTTTGTTAGCATTCGCCTCCACTATTCCTGCAATTATCTCTGGAGGAATTGCAGAGCGATCTAAGTTAGGTACGCAAGTATTAGCCGCATGTATTTTTGTCGGCATTGCCTATCCTTTATTTGAAGGAATGGTTTGGGGGCAAATATCTTTTCTCGGGCAGGAAGGCTCATGGTTAACAGGGCTAACAGGAGGTATACCTTTTCATGATTTTGCCGGTTCAGTAGTTGTTCATTCCATGGGTGGTTGGATTGCCTTAACTGCTGTAATAATACTTGGACCTCGTTTTGGAAGATGGGATTCTCAGGGCCGTAGTCGCCCTATTCCTATTAGCAATGTTCCTTTCATGGCGTTAGGTAGTTGGATGCTTTGCCTAGGCTGGTTTGGGTTTAATGTAATGTCAGCCGCAACATTGCAAGGAATATCAGGCTTAGTAGCCATAAACTCGCTATTCGCTATGGCCGGCGGGATTATTGCAGCTCTTCTGATTTCCAATAATGACCCAGGATTTATTCATAATGGATCCCTAGCAGGTCTTGTTGCTATATGTGCGGGTTCAGATCAGGTTCATCCATTTGGTGCGCTTATAATTGGTGCAATGGCAGGAGTTATTTTTGTAAAGGGATTCATCTGGGAACAGGAAAAGTTAAAGCTTGATGATGTATTAGGTGTTTGGCCTTTACACGGCATAGCAGGTTCATGGGGTGGAATAGCGTGCGGCATCTTTGGACAGGAGGCATTGGGGGGTTTAGGTCAGGTAAGTTTTCTGGCACAACTGATTGGAACGCTTGTTGCCATTGCCATCGCTTTGTTTTTTGGTTTTGTTGTCTATAAAATTTTGGACAAAACAGTTGGAGTCCGACTGGGAAAAGAAGATGAGCAAAAAGGCTCTGATCTTGCCATCCATAATATTGAATCATATCCGGAAGAATCTACCAGTAGGTTTTTATGATTAATTATGCATTAAAAAAGGTTTTTGTTTTCTTCTTACTCTTGCCCCTCTTTGCAATAGCAATCCCAGTTATTGCAAAAGAAGATGCCATTAAAAAATTTAAAAAAGCCGCAGAAGCAGATCCTAAAGACTATGCTCCTCACTTTGGCCTGGGGCAGGCCTATCACCAAATGGGTCTCTATGACAAAGCAATTGCAGAATACTTGAAGACAATTGAGCTGGAACCCCTGTTTGCCGCAGCTCACAGCGGTTTAGGTACCAGCTATGGTGCAATATCTAAATACGAAGAGGCCGTTGATGCCTTCAAAGAAGCCACTCGTTTGGGACCCAATTATTCAGATGCACAATTCGGCCTGGGCTGGAGCTATGCGCAATTAGAAGAATATGAAAAAGCGGTCATTCCTCTCAAAACAGCACTAAAAGCCAAACCCCGAATGGTTGTCGCACATTTCACTCTGGGGCAAGTCTATTCAGCCTTGGGTGAGTACAACGATGCCGTAAAACATTTCAAAAGAGCGCTGGAAATATCTCCAATTTATCCAGATGCCTATTTTCAAATGGGTGCTAGCTTTACCAGACAAAACAAATATGATGATGCCGTACAGGCTTTTAAGGACACCCTGAAACTGAGCCCGAATTATTTCGAGGCTTATGTCGGTATAGGTCGCGCCTATATCAATTCAAACAGGAATGAAGAGGCCATTGGGCCATTAAAAAATGCTATTACTATTAACCCGGGGTTTGCAGATTCATATGAAAGGTTGGGAGCCGCTTACCAGAACCTGGGCATACACGATAAAGCATTACCGGCTTACCAAGAGTTTGCTCGAATCGATTTCAGGAACCCGGTCGCTCACTTTAAACTTGGGGTAGCCTATTCAAGACTTGATAGAAAACTTGATGCCATTAAAAGTTTCCAGGAAGCCTTGCGATTGAATGAAGATTTCCCCGAAGCACACTTTAATATGGGATGGTTATATCAAGAACTGGCAGAATCAAATAAAGCGTTAGACCAATACAAGAAAGTTGTTTCCATAGACCCTGAAAATCTGGATGCATTTTTTAATATGGGGGAAATTCATCAATCCTATGAGCGTTATGAAGACGCGGTCACAAACTTTCTTAGCGTTACAAGTCTGGACCCAAATCATGTTGAAGCGCATGTTCACCTTGGCTGGAATTACGCAAAAATGGATCTTCCTGAAAAAGCCCTGGAGGAATTTAAATCCGCTCTGGAAATCAACCCTGACCGTGAAGAAACCTATTACAAACTGGGGGTCACCTATGGCGACCTTGGGCTCTTTGCAAAAGGGCTTGATTCCCTGGAAAGAGCACTCAAGGTGAACCCCAACCACCTTGATACGTTACTGCAACTGGGAAAATTCAATTCAATACTGGGAAATTATCAAGAAGCCACAAAACATCTTAATAAACTCCTAAAAATCGCACCGAACTATAGTGAAGTGAGGCTGTTATATGGCAAGAGCTTGGTAGAGTTGAATCAGTTTGAGAGCGCTTTACCCCATTTAGAAAAAGCCGTTATACAACAACCCGAATCATTTGAAGCACAGTTCTACTTGGGGCTAACTTTGATCAGACTAAATAGACCTCAAGATGCCATAGCTCCTTTACAGAAGGCCGTAAAGATCAAACCTGATTCCTCACTGACCTTTAATCATCTTGGTCAAACCTACCAGGAGCTTGAAATGTATCCTGAGTCCATTTACTCCCATAATCAAGCCACCCGAATAGAACCAAACTTTACAGATTCCTATAATAAGCTGGGAGCTATATACACTAACCAGCAAAACTATGAAATGGCCATCAAAATGTTTCGTGGAGCAATTCATTCTAATCAGAAATTTGAGGCTGGTTATTTCAACCTGGGAATGGTTTACGAGATCCTCGGGCGCAACACTGAAGCTATAGATCAATATAAAAAAATTCTGGCTTTAAACCCTAAACATGAAAAAGCACTATTCAATATGGGGTGGGTATTGATTGATGAAAAACGCTTTATGGAAGCCATACCACCCTTCCAACAGATTATAGATTTAACTCCAGAAAGCACGAACGCTCACTACAGTCTGGGGCTTGTTTATGATAATCTCCATCGTTTTCAAGAAGCACAAGACAAGTATCATCGAGTACTTCAATTAGATCCAAATCATTCAGGTGCCTATGAAAGACTGGCCTTGAACCAAAAAGCCATGGAAAATGCAACAGCTTCAGCTCAAAAAGATGTCTTTCCCAAAGAACTTGATATCATTCTCGTCCCCTAAAAATTTTCCTGATTTAAC containing:
- a CDS encoding tetratricopeptide repeat protein, whose protein sequence is MINYALKKVFVFFLLLPLFAIAIPVIAKEDAIKKFKKAAEADPKDYAPHFGLGQAYHQMGLYDKAIAEYLKTIELEPLFAAAHSGLGTSYGAISKYEEAVDAFKEATRLGPNYSDAQFGLGWSYAQLEEYEKAVIPLKTALKAKPRMVVAHFTLGQVYSALGEYNDAVKHFKRALEISPIYPDAYFQMGASFTRQNKYDDAVQAFKDTLKLSPNYFEAYVGIGRAYINSNRNEEAIGPLKNAITINPGFADSYERLGAAYQNLGIHDKALPAYQEFARIDFRNPVAHFKLGVAYSRLDRKLDAIKSFQEALRLNEDFPEAHFNMGWLYQELAESNKALDQYKKVVSIDPENLDAFFNMGEIHQSYERYEDAVTNFLSVTSLDPNHVEAHVHLGWNYAKMDLPEKALEEFKSALEINPDREETYYKLGVTYGDLGLFAKGLDSLERALKVNPNHLDTLLQLGKFNSILGNYQEATKHLNKLLKIAPNYSEVRLLYGKSLVELNQFESALPHLEKAVIQQPESFEAQFYLGLTLIRLNRPQDAIAPLQKAVKIKPDSSLTFNHLGQTYQELEMYPESIYSHNQATRIEPNFTDSYNKLGAIYTNQQNYEMAIKMFRGAIHSNQKFEAGYFNLGMVYEILGRNTEAIDQYKKILALNPKHEKALFNMGWVLIDEKRFMEAIPPFQQIIDLTPESTNAHYSLGLVYDNLHRFQEAQDKYHRVLQLDPNHSGAYERLALNQKAMENATASAQKDVFPKELDIILVP
- a CDS encoding ammonium transporter: MENILSSVADSSDVIFVMISAVIVFTMQTGFALLEVGTVRKKSQVNALVKILVYFAISILIYYAIGYGVAYGLFMFKPASKLLTENQGNELVHFFFLLAFASTIPAIISGGIAERSKLGTQVLAACIFVGIAYPLFEGMVWGQISFLGQEGSWLTGLTGGIPFHDFAGSVVVHSMGGWIALTAVIILGPRFGRWDSQGRSRPIPISNVPFMALGSWMLCLGWFGFNVMSAATLQGISGLVAINSLFAMAGGIIAALLISNNDPGFIHNGSLAGLVAICAGSDQVHPFGALIIGAMAGVIFVKGFIWEQEKLKLDDVLGVWPLHGIAGSWGGIACGIFGQEALGGLGQVSFLAQLIGTLVAIAIALFFGFVVYKILDKTVGVRLGKEDEQKGSDLAIHNIESYPEESTSRFL